Genomic window (Festucalex cinctus isolate MCC-2025b chromosome 7, RoL_Fcin_1.0, whole genome shotgun sequence):
TATCTTTGGGGAGACGAAGAAACACAATTCTGTTTAGAATTaattcaagacaaaaacattaatacaattttagatCCGTAATCTGTCTATTTTGTGTCTTGTGGCAAAGAGACGCACTTATATGATGTCATCTCGCAGTCAGGAGACTCCCAAAACCTAGTAAACTATGagcaaaagaagaacagataGAAACGGGCATAACTCGCATGCCCATTTTgcgcattttcacaaaattcgcTTAAAAATTCTGAAACATTTGGATGAAAACCTGACGAGTGTCAACTTTGGGAATATTGAGTAACTTACTCCGAGAAGTACTAGAACTCAGAAAGCTGATGTAAACTATCTGTATTTATTGGCGATATAGAATTTGTCACAACCTGTTCTGCATGGAAAGCGGTGTGAAAATAAATAGTTCCAGGCTCACTGCATGAATGGAAAAACATGGCTGTCAAAAGCATATGGTTTGTTGTTGGCATAGCCACAAAATACACTTTTGATAGTAGGCAACATGCTTACAGACGTCGGTGgccgtgttttttgttgttgtttactttCGGCCTGAAAAGATCCAACATCGCGAGTTCCATGTGGGATCTGTCCGACTTCACAGCAATCTGGAATGTATTATTAGCAACTGCACCCCACTGAGGCGATGAAACATTTACAAGACAAACATCTGTTCGAGGAAGATCGCCCGTGAAAATGATCAAGGCTCGGGGAGCGCAGGGCAGGTCCGTGTGTGAACGTTAATCTCGCTGGAGTTGTCTGGGAAGGCGGAGGAGTGAGGAATGGATGGGTCGGGGGAGGACGAGTGAGGACTTGGCTCTTGGTGGTGCAGGACTTGagccagaagtgttgacatcccCTCCTTCTCCGCCCCGTCCTTTGCATCCAGAGGACGTGGCGGTGATCTGTTGATGTCCTCAACGTTCTGGCAAGTTAAAGATATAGGACCGGGGAACAGGCTCCAGTCGTGATTTGAGAGCGGGAGAGTAAAGCACCCCTGCTCCTCGTCTCTGATCTCCCACTGTTCCTGACTACTGAAGCTAGCTTGCTCTTGTGAGTCCTCCCAGTCAAGATCTCCCTTCAGGTCCTCCAGGTCATCGCACGTCTCCAGCCTGTGTACCTCCCGGTCCCGGTTCTCGTAGAGCAGGGTGGCGGCGCAAATGAAGATAAACAGGCCGACGCCCATGACCACGGGCCCGGCCAGTTTCATCCTGTCCACGTGGCTGGATCCTCGACCGCCCGCGGGTCTCGGCACTGCGGACACGTACCCAGCCACGGCCACGCACATGCCCGCCAGCACCACCACCACGCCCACCATTAGCCACGCCCCCGGGCCCGAGCGCAGGTGCAGTTGGGTCCGGGTGCCGTCGTCGCCTTTTTTCAGGTGACATGCTGGGAGGCAGGCTGCTGGTGACGACTGGGAAGAGAAGGGGCTGCTGACGGGACTGGTGGCGGCTGTCATCCTCTTGATCCGAGCTGTAAGACAAAGTGTGCAGCTTTAGGAAGAAGGGGGCGCACTGTGGGTTTTGGAGAGGACACAACAGGAAATAGCTGCTTTAATAGGACATGTGTTGACTTAATGAGACGCCTGTCCTCTGTGGAGCAGCAGCAGGATCCCTTACCTCATAGCGGAACATTAAAACGTTCACTGATGACTGCATTAGACATGGGAAGTACCTTAAGAGATCTTACAAATGTCAAGTCCATTTTGCACACTTTTGATTGGCACAGTCATAGAGgtcttcatttaaaaatatggcCATAGATCATCTATAACAGCTTGAGATTTGGAAACCAATTGTAGGCTCATGGTTCAAGTCTCACTGTTGACAAAATGTCAAACTCGTAACAAGTTGGTTGTCATCTGATcaatgagcaactgtgatgtcgttttcagtcaacagcaagtgaaaatatgagacgattaaaaaggggtggattttgctgcttaatgaagaaagtcaaccaaaaaaataataattcttgacAAAAATCATTAATATCGTGTTGTGGACTATAAATTAAGCAGCGAAATCCAGTTTTTAATCCATCAATCTGCTGTATCAAAATAAAGGCAGCACAGTGAAATAGTGGTTGGCACGTGTGATCAATTAAGGTTCGGAACCAACCACTGAACAAAGAGACGCCTCCCGCCACTATCTGCAGTAGAGTAAATAAACAGTTTTGCTGTTATTTGCTGAgatagaatattgtttgcccATTCATCTGGTTCATGTTCTTGTCAGAGCACCCTCGACAATTTGCAGAAAAATACCCTGGTCACAATGCGCTTGTATAAACAAACATGTTTCCCCCATTTTTCTTCTCAATTCAAATTTCTCATCTGAATTTGTAAAAAGTGCATCAATTTTCCTGATCATCTCAAGTGCTCACCACCATTTCCCCTCTCACTGGACATGATTTGACCCCTTTCAGAGGCAGTCAGTATAGTCACTTTACTGCAGTCATTCCCAAGTCATCATTTAGCCCCAAGCAGCAGAACATTTAATGGGAGAGGGAGATGGGGGGGCTTCAAGGGTACAAAGTGAGCGTGTGATGTAGCCATCCAAGTGCTCTTAGCAGTGTTGCACTGTTGCTCACTGCACTGCAgttgttcacaaaaaaaaaaaaaaaaaaaaggaaaaattgcCTACTTGCCTGGCTTTGCTCCTCAGTGCGAATCATGGTCCCCACTCAACAAGCATCAGTTGCATCCTGCACTTCTCCACTCCAACATCCTTTTTTTATGCTCCAATAGAGACTTTCCTCTTCTTTCTGGTCCTTGCTTCTAGCCGCGCTCCACACCACTGTTCAGCTgaagctctttttatttttttattttattttatttatttattattattctaggAAGTAACTGTGTTGTTACAAAAAGTGGTGCAAAGCTGCTCTGCCGCCCCTCGCGCTGTGTGCTTATGAGCGTGCGCGCATGTGTTcgcgtgcgcatgtgtgtgtgtatggaggAGGGGTCGTGGGAATCAGGGGCAGTCCCACGGTGATTTGTGTTATTCTTGGTGGTTGACACGTTCACATTGATGTAAAAATATATGGACATCAACAAAAAAAGGACTAGCATAGCagagcgtttgtgtgtgtgtgtctttttggAACCAAATTGAAAATAGTTTGGTTTCGCTTGAGAATGTGGAccaatgtggacagacttgacttCTTGTCTTGGATAATGTGGCTTTGAATTTCTCGTAATCtgatttcattattttccaaaatCAAGTTAACAATGTTTTACATATGGCAGTTTTTGAAATGACAAGCATGACCTTATGTCAGATATTTGTGTCAACTGTGTTCAATTTAACACTTAAGGCTCTTGTTAGCCGCTTTCTCTAGCTGCTCGCTCACTCCAAATAGTGTTGGTAGGTGCAAAGTGTGTTCCGTCTGAGGCACCGTAGTGCGTGTGCTTCAAAATCTTTGAATTcttttagttcaccactagatcgCACTAAAATTCTACACTAACTTTCtttggttttgtgttttttttaatgttctgttttctgtttgtttatttttgttttcttaagctttttcatttgtgttgtgtttggttgtttgttGCTGTGTTTTGACCTTCAAGGCAATCATAGTTTTCCTTCAGTTTAATATATTTTACTAAAAGTCAGCAGAATTTTTAATTGAGCTGGAACTTTGTACCAAGACAGTTATGTTTTATTTCTTCATGTTCACAAGTTCAATATAATTATTTTCTCATCAGATGAAGTAGAAGTTCATTCCGGGACTGTGATAGGCAGTGTGAAACTTTAGATCATCTGTTCCACGAAAAGAGGGTTCAAGCTACGACCTGGCACGTTGAAGCACACATCACAAGTTCAAAAATCAGCAGACAAGTGCTGACGATCCACTGCCAGCACTGCGGTAATGGTACTCTGGAAAAGGTTGGCAAAGGATCCACTCTGCTATAACAGTACACTGTAGTAGCTCTCAAAACCATCGACAGATGCGTCGTCATGGGATTTTATTAAGACTTGAATTTGTATAGTTGCGCGGTTGGCACCCTCTTAAAAATGGCATATGTCCTTTTTTTcacagaaaacacaaaaaactgaACCTGAATATGATAATACATGATTACTAACATAGTAGGAACAATTTCTGCCAATTATTTTATGGAAGAGGAAGAAGTGGTTATGATTAGGTTGTCTACATTTTCAAGATTAGAGGACTCAGCTAGATTTCATCATCATTGTCACTTCAACAACAGTCATTTTTAGTCAATGTCAACTTATAAGAACTATCAAGTGTGTTACCTACAAACATAAAAGATTTAAACCATTGAATGGTTATTGTTATAATTGTATGATGGAAGACAAAAATAATTGGCTTGTGGCCACTTGTAGGTGTTGTTCACCTTTTCACCAATGAGGGCAGTAATGAGCTTAAAACGTACCTTGTCTGCCGGAAATGACGCCAACCTAAACAGAGCAGGACTCGCGCCTGCGCGGTATTGTTTCAAACAGAAC
Coding sequences:
- the LOC144022610 gene encoding uncharacterized protein LOC144022610, producing the protein MTAATSPVSSPFSSQSSPAACLPACHLKKGDDGTRTQLHLRSGPGAWLMVGVVVVLAGMCVAVAGYVSAVPRPAGGRGSSHVDRMKLAGPVVMGVGLFIFICAATLLYENRDREVHRLETCDDLEDLKGDLDWEDSQEQASFSSQEQWEIRDEEQGCFTLPLSNHDWSLFPGPISLTCQNVEDINRSPPRPLDAKDGAEKEGMSTLLAQVLHHQEPSPHSSSPDPSIPHSSAFPDNSSEINVHTRTCPALPEP